The following coding sequences lie in one Acidobacteriota bacterium genomic window:
- a CDS encoding histidine phosphatase family protein: MIRRIGLSLLLLAVLCGCSSATPAADTVVFLVRHAEKVKTGDDPALSPPGIDRSDRLAVLLADAHVTHIHSTDYVRTKTTAAPLASRLGIDVSLYDPRKLEAFATRLRETPGRHLVVGHSNTTPGMVKLLGGEPGSPIDEPGEYDRLYIVTIDSDGVAETMLLRYGTAYEAKVP, translated from the coding sequence ATGATCCGTCGAATCGGTCTGTCTCTTCTGCTGCTGGCGGTTCTTTGCGGATGCTCGTCGGCAACGCCGGCGGCGGACACGGTCGTGTTCCTGGTCCGTCACGCAGAGAAGGTCAAGACCGGAGACGACCCGGCACTCTCCCCTCCCGGTATCGACCGCTCGGATCGATTGGCCGTCCTGCTGGCAGACGCCCACGTGACCCATATCCACAGCACCGACTACGTTCGCACGAAGACGACCGCCGCTCCGCTGGCGTCGCGGCTGGGAATCGACGTGTCGCTGTATGACCCGAGGAAATTAGAGGCATTCGCGACGCGTCTTCGCGAAACTCCCGGGCGTCATCTTGTGGTGGGGCACAGCAACACAACCCCGGGAATGGTCAAGCTACTGGGGGGTGAACCGGGCTCCCCCATCGACGAGCCCGGCGAGTACGATCGGCTCTACATCGTGACGATCGACTCCGATGGAGTCGCAGAGACGATGCTGCTGCGATACGGAACCGCCTACGAGGCGAAGGTTCCCTAG
- a CDS encoding polysaccharide biosynthesis tyrosine autokinase produces MGNVGNTQEVGERGQHLRDYWQVVLHGKWMVLTIAFVVLSLVAVTTFMQVPIYRATATVEIQPRPKSLTPNADFSQLGASGWGYMADDRYINTQKQIVKSRDTARKVIEDLGLGNVLPYSDLQDPAGWLASRVKLDMTIDTYLVEVSIEDADPATAQLLVNTVARVYIDSNIDSAIGNARRIMDELYSQLDPIRKSIAEKEDRRYQLARETELYVPDPSDDATRLRINQLQEELTEIGISRASLEATFNAIEKLEQRGGSFLGLDAVANDPLIIELSTQAYALEKELEKQSLSFRDEHPRTKTTRAGLDDIHRQLDLETNKIIVKVKTQYSIDRSRETDLKRQLRGVREEGMDRSRTSTEVVMIDAELKEDRRIYDLIMARVGEIDLNRETLTNNIRLMDEAVLPAFPVRPRKALNLAAGLALGLFLGIGAVFFTDYLDNTIKTPEDIEQYLGLPLLSVVPRVRKETSAAIVEAYQTLRTSVLFASKSRTLKTVLVTSSGAGEGKSTTIVNLAKALTSAGDRVILVDGDLRRPTIHDHLGLRREGGLTDHLLGSRKGEGGEGYEEYLKQLPNSPNLDILTCGPIPPNPTELFGAAGFKELLAGLQQSYDWVLLDSPPVAALSDSLILGSMVDMVVLVIRHSNNDRETIRRSAKKLREVNANLIGAVLNDVDSTHATYKDHYYGNYDYTSPVKKQTRKKKQQNLGA; encoded by the coding sequence GTGGGTAACGTGGGCAACACCCAGGAGGTCGGCGAGCGCGGGCAGCACCTTCGTGACTACTGGCAGGTCGTCTTGCACGGTAAGTGGATGGTGTTGACCATCGCATTTGTCGTCTTGAGCCTGGTGGCCGTTACGACCTTCATGCAGGTGCCGATTTACCGAGCGACGGCCACGGTCGAGATCCAGCCGCGACCCAAGAGCCTTACTCCCAACGCGGATTTCTCTCAGCTCGGGGCCTCCGGCTGGGGCTACATGGCCGACGATCGTTACATCAACACTCAAAAGCAGATCGTCAAGAGTCGGGACACCGCACGCAAGGTCATTGAGGATCTCGGACTAGGAAATGTGTTGCCCTATTCCGATCTGCAGGACCCGGCAGGTTGGCTTGCATCGCGGGTGAAACTGGACATGACGATTGACACTTACTTGGTCGAGGTAAGTATCGAGGACGCCGACCCTGCGACGGCTCAACTGTTGGTCAACACAGTCGCTCGTGTCTACATCGATTCCAACATTGACTCGGCGATCGGGAATGCCCGTCGAATCATGGACGAACTGTATTCCCAGCTCGATCCAATTCGAAAATCGATTGCCGAAAAAGAGGACCGTCGATATCAGCTAGCCCGTGAGACAGAACTCTACGTTCCGGACCCGTCCGACGACGCAACCCGGCTACGCATCAATCAACTCCAGGAAGAGTTGACCGAAATTGGTATCTCCCGGGCTTCCCTCGAGGCCACTTTCAATGCAATCGAGAAACTCGAACAACGAGGCGGCAGTTTTCTCGGTCTTGACGCCGTGGCTAACGATCCGTTGATCATCGAATTGAGCACGCAGGCGTACGCACTGGAGAAGGAACTCGAGAAGCAATCGCTGTCGTTTCGTGATGAACATCCGCGAACCAAGACCACGCGGGCCGGGTTGGATGACATCCATCGTCAGCTTGACCTGGAAACCAACAAGATAATCGTAAAGGTCAAGACCCAGTACTCGATCGACCGCAGTCGCGAGACTGACCTGAAGCGGCAGCTACGAGGGGTTCGCGAAGAGGGCATGGATCGCTCTCGCACTTCGACTGAAGTCGTGATGATCGACGCCGAATTGAAAGAGGATCGACGGATCTACGACCTGATCATGGCCCGTGTAGGTGAGATCGATCTCAACCGTGAGACTTTGACCAACAACATCCGCCTTATGGACGAGGCGGTCCTTCCCGCATTTCCGGTGCGTCCTCGGAAGGCGCTGAATCTGGCCGCTGGATTGGCATTGGGATTGTTCCTGGGTATCGGCGCAGTGTTCTTCACCGATTATCTGGACAACACGATCAAGACTCCCGAAGACATCGAGCAGTACCTCGGACTGCCGCTGCTCTCGGTCGTACCCCGTGTCCGTAAGGAAACCTCGGCAGCGATCGTCGAGGCGTACCAGACGCTTCGTACGAGCGTTTTGTTCGCCAGCAAGAGTCGGACATTGAAGACCGTGCTGGTTACCAGTTCGGGTGCAGGAGAGGGCAAGTCAACGACCATCGTCAACCTTGCCAAGGCGCTGACGTCCGCCGGTGACCGGGTGATCCTGGTGGACGGCGATCTTCGACGCCCGACGATCCACGATCATCTTGGCCTGCGTCGCGAAGGCGGGCTGACGGATCACCTACTCGGCAGCCGCAAGGGCGAGGGGGGCGAAGGCTACGAGGAATACCTCAAGCAACTACCCAACTCTCCGAATCTCGACATCCTGACCTGTGGACCGATCCCACCCAATCCTACCGAGTTGTTTGGTGCTGCCGGATTCAAGGAATTGCTCGCGGGACTCCAGCAGTCTTACGACTGGGTGTTGCTCGACTCCCCACCGGTGGCCGCGCTCTCGGACTCGTTGATTCTCGGTTCGATGGTCGACATGGTGGTCCTCGTGATCCGACACAGCAACAACGATCGTGAGACGATCCGCCGCTCGGCCAAGAAGCTCCGCGAGGTGAACGCCAATCTCATTGGCGCCGTCCTGAACGACGTCGACAGTACCCATGCGACGTACAAGGATCACTACTACGGCAACTATGACTACACATCTCCCGTCAAGAAACAGACGCGGAAGAAGAAGCAACAAAATCTGGGTGCCTAG
- a CDS encoding GDP-mannose 4,6-dehydratase → MHVLITGGAGFIGSHLADALLERGDSVSIIDDLSTGSIRNVAHLREHPKFDYIIDTMMNKPLLAELVDRADLIYHLAAAVGVKLIVKSPVRTIETNVRGTEIILELAEKKHKRVVIASTSEVYGKSAKIPFSEDDDLVMGPTSKGRWAYACSKAIDEFLALAYYNERELPVVVVRLFNTVGPRQTGRYGMVIPTFVRQALTGQPITVFGDGTQRRCFTYVSDVVGALVKLGVEPRATGRVFNIGSNQEISIADLANMVKAMADSKSDVVLVPYDQAYAEGFEDMARRIPDLSRVGDLIGFKPTLAIHEILERVIAEQRSIIGTTSVESTPARPQSSDPPKRAPSPTPNA, encoded by the coding sequence TTGCACGTACTGATCACCGGCGGCGCCGGTTTCATCGGGTCGCATCTTGCCGATGCGCTACTGGAACGTGGCGACAGCGTCAGCATCATCGATGACCTGTCGACGGGGTCGATCCGCAACGTCGCCCATCTCCGCGAGCATCCGAAATTCGATTACATCATTGACACGATGATGAACAAGCCGCTGTTGGCCGAACTCGTCGATCGGGCGGATCTGATCTATCACCTGGCGGCCGCCGTCGGCGTCAAGTTGATCGTCAAGAGTCCCGTGCGAACCATCGAGACCAACGTTCGCGGAACCGAGATCATCCTCGAGTTGGCCGAAAAGAAGCACAAGCGCGTCGTCATCGCGTCGACCTCGGAGGTCTACGGCAAGTCCGCCAAGATCCCGTTCTCGGAGGACGACGATCTGGTGATGGGGCCCACGTCCAAGGGACGCTGGGCTTACGCCTGCTCGAAGGCCATCGACGAGTTTCTTGCGCTGGCCTACTACAACGAGCGCGAGCTTCCGGTCGTGGTAGTCCGGTTGTTCAATACCGTGGGTCCACGGCAGACCGGCCGGTACGGGATGGTGATCCCGACCTTCGTTCGCCAGGCATTGACGGGACAGCCCATCACGGTCTTCGGAGATGGGACCCAGCGACGCTGCTTTACCTATGTCTCCGATGTGGTTGGTGCGTTGGTCAAGCTCGGAGTCGAGCCGCGTGCCACCGGTCGCGTGTTCAACATTGGAAGCAACCAGGAAATCTCGATCGCGGACCTGGCGAACATGGTCAAGGCGATGGCCGACTCGAAGTCTGACGTTGTTCTGGTTCCCTATGACCAGGCGTACGCCGAGGGCTTCGAGGATATGGCTCGCCGTATCCCCGACCTCTCGCGGGTCGGCGATCTGATTGGTTTCAAACCGACGCTGGCGATCCACGAGATTCTCGAGCGGGTCATCGCAGAACAACGATCCATCATCGGCACAACTTCGGTCGAGTCGACCCCGGCTCGCCCGCAGTCGAGCGACCCGCCCAAACGGGCGCCGAGTCCTACGCCTAACGCGTAG